The genome window CAGCGTCCGAGCGGCCTTCTGGAGGCGACGATGCCCGAGCGAGACCGGTTCGGCGGAGCCCGCGCACCGCACTTCGTCCGGTCCTTCGAGCGGGGCCTCGCGGTCGTCCGCGCCTTCGACGCCGAGCACCCCGCGCTGACCCTGAGCGAGGTCGCCCGCACCTGTGAGCTGACCCGGGCCGCCGCCCGCCGCTTCCTGCTCACCCTCGTCGATCTCGGATACGTCCACACCGACGGCCGGCTGTTCCGGCCGACCCCGCGGGTGCTCGAACTCGGCTACGCCTATCTGTCGAGCTTCACCCTCCCCGACCTCGCCCTGCCGCATCTGGAGCGGCTGGTCGCGCAGGTGGGGGAGTCGTCCTCGCTGTGCGTCCTCGACGGCGACGACATCGTGTACGTGGCGAGGGTGCCCACGAGCCGCATCATGACGGCCACGATCACCGTCGGCACCCGCTTCCCCGCCCAGGTCACCTCGGTCGGCCGGGTGATCCTCGCGCAGTTGCCGGACGAGGAGATCGACGCCCGGCTCGCCCGCGCCGACCCCGAGCCGTTCACCCGGCACACCCTCACCTCCGCCGACCGGCTCAGGGCAGAGCTGCGGCGGGTCCGGCGGCAGGGGTACGCCGTCGTCGACCAGGAACTGGAGGAGGGGCTGCGCTCGGTCGCCGCCCCGGTCCGGGACCGGGGCGGCGAGGTGGTGGCCGCCGTGAACATCCCCGTCCACGCCGGCCGCACCTCGGTCGAGTCGGTACGCCGGGATCTGCTGCCCCATCTGCTGGCCACGGTCGCCCGGATCGAGGCGGACCTGTGTGTGCCGGGGACGGCGGCGGGCCGCACCCGGGCGGCGCCGCCACCGGCCGGGCCGGGGCCCCTACAGGTCGAGCACCAGCCGTGACCCCCGGCAGCGGGACACACAGATGAGCATGGTCTCGCCGGCCGCGCGCTCGTCCTCGCTGAGCACCGAGTCACGGTGGTCGGGGGTGCCCTCCAGGACATCCGTCTCACAGGTCCCGCAGGTGCCCTCGGCGCAGGAGAACAGCACCTCGACGCCGGCGGCCCGCACGGTGTCGAGCACGGACACCCCGACCGGCACGGTGACGGTCCTCCCCGTCCGCTCCAGCACGACCTCGAACTCGCTGTCCGGGCCGGTCTCCTGCTCCTTGGGCCGGAACCGCTCGACCCTGAGCGCCTTCCCCGGGCACCGCTCCTCCACCGCGTCGAGCAGGGCGCCGGGCCCGCAGCAGTAGACGAGGGCGTCCTCGGGCAGCCCGTCCAGCACGGACCCGAGGTCGAGCAACCCGCTCTCGTCCTGCGGGGCCACGGTCACCCGGTCCCCGTACGCGCCCAACTCCGCCCGGAACGCCATGGATTCGCGGCTGCGCCCGCCGTACAGCAGCGACCACTCCGCGCCCGCCGCCTCGGCCGCGGCCAGCATCGGCAGGATGGGGGTGATGCCGATGCCGCCGGCCACGAACCGGTAGCGGGGCACCGGCTCCAGCGCGAAGTTGTTGCGCGGCCCGCGCACCCGGACCTTGTCGCCCGCCGCCAACTCCGTGTGCACATACGCCGATCCGCCGCGCCCGTCGGGCTCCCGCAGGACCCCGATCCGCCACACCGAACGGTCCGCAGGGTCGCCGCACAGCGAGTACTGCCGCTCCAGCTCCGGCCCCAGCAGTACATCGATGTGCGCGCCCGGCTCCCAGGCCGGAAGTTCCTCGCCGAGCGGATGCCGGAGGGTGAGGGCGAGCACGCCGTCGGCCGCGAACTCCCGGCTGTCGACGACGAGGTCGGCCTCGTAGACGGTCGAGGTCATGAGCTGTTCCCTTGCGGCTCGTGTCCTTGAGGATCATGTCCCTGGGGGTGGGCGAGCATCCACTCCCACATCTCGATCGGGTCCTGGGCGCTGTGCTCGCGCCCGCAGTGACAGGTGCCGTGCAGGATGTCCGTACCGGGCAGCCAGTCGATGCGGTAGACCTCTCCGGTCCCTCCGGTCCGGAACGTGGGCGGTGTGCTCACTGGACCTTCTCCACCGGCTTCTCGCCCTGCTCGACCAGCCGGGCGAGGATCCGGCGGGCGGCCAGACCACCGGTGTCGATGTTGATGCTCAGCTCCTGGTAGCCGGTGCGCTCGGTGCCCAGCGTCTCCTGGAGCAGGTTCAGCGCGACGACGTCCTGCATGACGACCGTGTGGTTGTTGCCCTTGAGGAACTCGGTGACCTCGTCGCTGTCGGTCGCCCAGTCCCGGGAGACCATCCAGAAGTCGTACACCTTGCCGTCCGTGGACGGGGTGATCGCGTACGTGATCTCGGTGTGGAAACCGTTCGGGTCGCTGCCGTCCGCCTCCGGGACCACGCCCACCGGGGCGATCCGGCTGTGCAGCAGATACAGGCACGGGGCGAAGTACTCGATGTCCTGCCATCGGGTGATCCGGCCCTCGATACCGGTCGACTTCGCGTAGAACGGCGGGCACTCGGCGTCGTCCATGTGCCGGCTCACCCGCACGACCCCCGCGCCCTCGTCGACCTCGGTGGTGATCGGCGTCTCGGCGACCTCGGGGGTGCCGATGTAGCCGCCGTGCAGATAGGTCTCGTGGGAGAGGTCGAGCAGATTGTCGACGAGGAGCCCGTAGTCGGCGTCGATCGGCTCCATACCGCGCACGGTGGTCCAGCCCGGGGAGGCCAGGTGCTTCGCGCGGGGGATGCCCTGCGGGTCGGCGAGCGCCGGGTCGCCTATCCAGACCCAGATCAGCGAGTCCTGCTCCACCACCGGGTACGAGGCCACCCGCGCCGTGCGCGGTATCCGCTTCTGCCCCGGCACGTACACACAGGCGCCGGTCGTGTCGTACGTGAACCCGTGGTACCCGCACACGATCCGGTCCCCGTCCAGCCCGCTCTCCGACAGCGGGTACCGGCGGTGCACACACCGGTCGTGCAGCGCGACCGGCGTCCCCTCCGCCTCGGTCCGGTAGAAGACGAGCGGCTCTCCGAGGATCGTCCGGCCGAGCAGCTCCCGCCCCACCTCTTCGGCGTAGGCGGCGACGTACCACTGATTCCTGGCGAAGGCGGTCATGTGAGGCATGGAGATCCCGTCCCTGAGAACCCTCAGAACCCTGAGAGCGGAGCCGCGTCGCCCCGCGTGCCACCACATTCCTGACCGTGCGAGGCACCGGGCAATACCGCTTCCGCCAGACGGAAGGACCGCTTTGC of Streptomyces phaeolivaceus contains these proteins:
- a CDS encoding IclR family transcriptional regulator domain-containing protein; translated protein: MPERDRFGGARAPHFVRSFERGLAVVRAFDAEHPALTLSEVARTCELTRAAARRFLLTLVDLGYVHTDGRLFRPTPRVLELGYAYLSSFTLPDLALPHLERLVAQVGESSSLCVLDGDDIVYVARVPTSRIMTATITVGTRFPAQVTSVGRVILAQLPDEEIDARLARADPEPFTRHTLTSADRLRAELRRVRRQGYAVVDQELEEGLRSVAAPVRDRGGEVVAAVNIPVHAGRTSVESVRRDLLPHLLATVARIEADLCVPGTAAGRTRAAPPPAGPGPLQVEHQP
- a CDS encoding PDR/VanB family oxidoreductase, encoding MTSTVYEADLVVDSREFAADGVLALTLRHPLGEELPAWEPGAHIDVLLGPELERQYSLCGDPADRSVWRIGVLREPDGRGGSAYVHTELAAGDKVRVRGPRNNFALEPVPRYRFVAGGIGITPILPMLAAAEAAGAEWSLLYGGRSRESMAFRAELGAYGDRVTVAPQDESGLLDLGSVLDGLPEDALVYCCGPGALLDAVEERCPGKALRVERFRPKEQETGPDSEFEVVLERTGRTVTVPVGVSVLDTVRAAGVEVLFSCAEGTCGTCETDVLEGTPDHRDSVLSEDERAAGETMLICVSRCRGSRLVLDL
- a CDS encoding aromatic ring-hydroxylating dioxygenase subunit alpha, with the translated sequence MPHMTAFARNQWYVAAYAEEVGRELLGRTILGEPLVFYRTEAEGTPVALHDRCVHRRYPLSESGLDGDRIVCGYHGFTYDTTGACVYVPGQKRIPRTARVASYPVVEQDSLIWVWIGDPALADPQGIPRAKHLASPGWTTVRGMEPIDADYGLLVDNLLDLSHETYLHGGYIGTPEVAETPITTEVDEGAGVVRVSRHMDDAECPPFYAKSTGIEGRITRWQDIEYFAPCLYLLHSRIAPVGVVPEADGSDPNGFHTEITYAITPSTDGKVYDFWMVSRDWATDSDEVTEFLKGNNHTVVMQDVVALNLLQETLGTERTGYQELSINIDTGGLAARRILARLVEQGEKPVEKVQ